In Mytilus edulis chromosome 13, xbMytEdul2.2, whole genome shotgun sequence, a single window of DNA contains:
- the LOC139501801 gene encoding perlucin-like protein yields the protein MSNTFFNPFLVFELWLFVNLLGEVYLECPLGWHHYDNSCYLFSTDSYNWLDAESSCRAHDARLAEIVDKNQSDYLMNMAITVKKDQNYWLGGRDDIIEGTWIWASTDQIFKYTDWYPGQPNNYENNEDCLHMYASFNMKWNDFACTRLSGFICERKYRRTTNEPEIIG from the exons ATGTCCAACACGTTTTTTAATCCTTTCTTGGTTTTTGAACTGTGGCTATTTGTGAATTTATTAG GTGAAGTGTATTTGGAATGTCCTTTGGGGTGGCATCATTATGACAACTCCTGTTATTTGTTCAGCACTGACAGTTATAACTGGTTAGACGCAGAG AGCAGTTGCCGTGCACATGACGCCCGACTTGCTGAAATTGTTGATAAGAACCAATCAGACTACTTGATGAACATGGCAATTACTGTAAAGAAAG ATCAAAACTATTGGTTAGGAGGAAGAGATGATATAATTGAAGGAACCTGGATATGGGCATCGACAGATCAGATCTTTAAATATACAGATTGGTATCCCGGTCAACCAAACAACTACGAAAATAATGAAGACTGTTTGCACATGTATGCATCATTTAACATGAAATGGAATGATTTTGCCTGCACAAGACTTAGCGGATTCATATGTGAAAGGAA GTATCGCAGAACTACTAATGAACCAGAAATCATCGGATAG